The following proteins are co-located in the Rheinheimera salexigens genome:
- a CDS encoding YeiH family protein, which produces MLTHPAIKDGRFWLFSALAVLCLFPIISSPIALILGFLLASFGLLPKSINIAALTPALLSISIVGLGFGIHLQQAIEISQQSLPLVVGSIVFTLVLGLILTKLLKLDQKTGYLIGAGTAICGGSAIAAVAPAIKAKAEQIAIALACVFVLNSIALFVFPLVGHYLELSQYDFGLWSAIAIHDTSSVVGAASSYGDQALEVATTTKLARALWIVPVALISSMAFGGNSKSIRIPGFILAYIAAILISYFLPQFSSFYDVLFAISKRTLVVCLFFIGAGITLRKMRDAGAKPMILAVLLWIAIAVSSLAYITMVN; this is translated from the coding sequence ATGCTGACACACCCTGCTATTAAAGATGGCCGTTTTTGGCTATTTAGTGCATTAGCCGTACTTTGTTTATTTCCTATAATTAGTTCACCTATCGCCTTAATTTTAGGCTTTTTATTAGCTTCATTTGGCCTATTACCGAAATCAATCAATATAGCGGCTTTGACACCTGCTTTGTTGTCCATTTCCATTGTGGGGTTAGGCTTTGGTATTCATTTGCAACAAGCAATTGAGATTAGTCAGCAAAGCTTACCGTTAGTAGTGGGTTCTATTGTATTTACCTTAGTACTGGGGCTAATACTCACTAAGTTACTAAAACTTGACCAAAAAACCGGCTATCTAATTGGTGCCGGTACTGCAATTTGTGGTGGTAGCGCTATAGCAGCCGTAGCACCAGCAATTAAAGCTAAAGCTGAGCAGATAGCTATCGCGTTAGCGTGCGTCTTTGTGCTTAACTCCATTGCTTTATTTGTTTTTCCGCTGGTAGGTCATTACTTAGAGTTGTCGCAATATGACTTTGGTTTATGGAGTGCCATTGCTATTCATGACACCTCTTCCGTTGTCGGTGCGGCATCTAGTTATGGCGATCAAGCGTTAGAAGTGGCGACGACCACTAAATTAGCCCGGGCTTTATGGATAGTGCCAGTGGCATTAATATCGTCCATGGCATTTGGGGGTAACAGTAAATCTATCCGCATACCTGGCTTTATCTTGGCTTATATTGCAGCCATTCTAATTAGTTATTTTTTACCGCAATTTAGCTCATTTTATGATGTGTTGTTTGCTATTTCTAAACGTACCTTAGTAGTGTGTTTGTTCTTTATTGGTGCCGGTATTACCCTGCGAAAAATGCGTGACGCTGGGGCTAAACCAATGATTTTAGCGGTACTACTATGGATAGCCATTGCGGTTAGTTCGTTAGCCTATATTACGATGGTAAATTAA